Proteins from a single region of Haloterrigena alkaliphila:
- a CDS encoding cupin domain-containing protein, whose translation MGYDTASKTDPESVIDEEWGGMWFLKEELDSDHVGISVLELEPDGKGMEHDEADRGQEEIYYVVSGTAEVELADRDETVSLEEDDLIRLDPEETRQIFNRGDERSKLVLVGAPL comes from the coding sequence ATGGGCTACGACACCGCCAGCAAGACCGATCCGGAATCAGTCATCGACGAGGAGTGGGGCGGCATGTGGTTCCTCAAGGAGGAACTCGACAGCGACCACGTCGGGATCTCCGTCCTCGAGCTCGAGCCCGACGGGAAGGGGATGGAACACGACGAAGCCGATCGCGGTCAGGAGGAGATCTACTACGTCGTCAGCGGCACCGCGGAGGTCGAACTGGCCGATCGGGACGAGACGGTCTCCCTCGAGGAAGACGACCTGATCCGACTCGATCCCGAGGAGACCCGTCAGATCTTCAACCGGGGCGACGAGCGTTCGAAGCTGGTTCTCGTGGGCGCGCCGCTGTAG
- a CDS encoding PspA/IM30 family protein, which produces MGILSRTSYIIRSKINSVLNRAEDPTETLDYSYEQMRDQLQQVKRGIADLTTQKKRLEMQKRRLEENVDKHNDQARTAVQQGREDLARRALEKKKTKMNQIEDLERQISDLQNQQDKLVEQKNTLQSRIEEFRTKKETMKARHEAAKASSTVSEAMTATGEEFEDVGRAIERAEEKTEDMEARAAAMDELQESGAFDDVLSDKDDIDRELEQMETDSGVEAELETLKSEMGQGETESEPATDVEGDIDEEELEEAESAVEDMEAEVDDSEVEAELAELQDEENA; this is translated from the coding sequence AAGATCAACTCGGTGCTCAACCGCGCCGAGGATCCGACGGAGACGTTGGATTACTCCTACGAGCAGATGCGCGATCAGCTCCAGCAGGTCAAACGGGGTATCGCCGACCTCACGACCCAGAAGAAGCGCCTCGAGATGCAGAAACGGCGCCTCGAGGAGAACGTCGACAAGCACAACGACCAGGCCCGCACCGCCGTCCAGCAGGGACGGGAGGATCTGGCGCGACGCGCCCTCGAGAAGAAGAAGACGAAGATGAACCAGATCGAGGATCTGGAGCGTCAGATCTCGGACTTGCAGAACCAGCAGGACAAGCTGGTCGAGCAGAAGAACACGCTGCAGAGCCGCATCGAGGAGTTCCGCACCAAGAAGGAGACGATGAAGGCCCGCCACGAGGCCGCGAAGGCCAGTTCGACCGTCTCGGAGGCGATGACGGCCACCGGCGAGGAGTTCGAGGACGTCGGCCGCGCCATCGAGCGCGCCGAGGAGAAGACCGAGGACATGGAGGCACGGGCCGCCGCGATGGACGAACTCCAGGAGTCCGGCGCGTTCGACGACGTCCTCTCGGACAAGGACGACATCGACCGCGAACTCGAGCAGATGGAGACCGACAGCGGCGTCGAGGCCGAACTCGAGACGCTCAAATCCGAGATGGGCCAGGGCGAGACCGAGTCCGAACCGGCGACGGACGTGGAGGGCGACATCGACGAGGAGGAACTCGAGGAGGCGGAGTCGGCGGTCGAGGACATGGAAGCCGAGGTCGACGACAGCGAGGTCGAGGCCGAACTCGCGGAGCTACAGGACGAGGAAAACGCCTGA
- a CDS encoding FxLYD domain-containing protein: protein MTRPESTSRRRLLASLGAGLGVAAAGCTGSGGSLSGEATYEDGNGVEVNASNVSSRNTSEMSTAASLANQQPSQSVTPLDPISLTDHQFVVEGGYLGSTIQGTVENTGTDRIQIVEVRTRVYDDAGNVLGRYLATTGDLDGGDTWEFQVIVLEAPSAVADYDIAVLGTPS, encoded by the coding sequence ATGACCCGACCGGAGTCGACCAGCCGACGTCGACTCCTCGCGTCGCTCGGCGCGGGGCTCGGGGTCGCGGCCGCCGGCTGTACCGGTAGCGGCGGGAGTCTCAGCGGCGAAGCCACCTACGAGGACGGTAACGGCGTCGAGGTAAACGCCAGTAACGTCTCCAGTCGGAACACCTCGGAGATGTCGACGGCGGCGTCGCTCGCCAATCAACAGCCGTCTCAATCCGTGACTCCCCTCGACCCGATCTCGTTGACCGACCACCAGTTCGTCGTCGAAGGAGGGTATCTCGGCTCGACGATTCAGGGGACCGTCGAGAACACGGGCACCGATCGGATCCAGATCGTCGAAGTGCGAACGCGCGTCTACGACGACGCCGGCAACGTGCTCGGCCGCTACCTCGCCACCACCGGCGACCTCGACGGCGGCGACACCTGGGAGTTTCAGGTGATCGTCCTCGAGGCGCCGTCCGCCGTCGCCGACTACGACATCGCGGTGCTGGGAACGCCCTCGTGA